The sequence GAGTTAGGACAGCAAGCAGTTAACAGTGCCGACAAAGACCGTCAGTAATCTGAGTATAAGACACAATTAAAATATAATGTAATACAGTGGACATATCTAAAATACGTGTCTTACTATATTAATTATATAAGAGCATTTAATAAATAGAATTAACCAATTAATTAGTTTTATGTCTCGAGCATAGAGCTAACACACAATAACTTCATTATACAAGAGTATATAATAAATAGAATTGACTAATTAACTAGTTCTATATCTCGAGCATAGAGACAGTACACAATAACTTCATCAAAATGTATGTCTTGAATTTGTTTTTTACATCTATACTCTTGTACACACCCAAAACACATATCAAAGACCTCACGGGAGGAGGAAGTAATTACCGCGACAACAGACGACGGCGATGCCAGCAGTCCAGCACCAACCACCCTTAATAAGTAAGGCGCGGGGGGCGGCGCTGCGCTTGGCAGTCGGTGAGATCACAGGATTCACAGGGCGCAACGGCTGCCGTCACGCGCGGTCGCTGGGGCGTGGGCAACTGGGCGTGCCGGATCTCATCTAACGCCGCCACTTGCTGCCACGACCTCCTCCTCCCCCCCCCGCACACCTCTGACCTCCCTCCGTCCATCTCATCATCATCTTTGTCCCTCTCGCGCAATTCGCCGAACACACCGCGCGCGCCTCGCCTCCcagcgacggccgcctcgacggccAATGCTGGCGGCGGGATGAGCGTGGAGGAGGAGGTGGAGCGCGGGGAGGAGGACCTGTTCTACGAGTCGCTCGACCGCATCCTCTCCTCGTCGGGCTCCTCCACCTCTGCCTCGGACGACGATGGCGCCGACCGCCCGCGCCACCGCCGCAGCTGCGATGCGCCAGCCGCAGCGGCCCTCGACCTGTGGACCTCCCAGCCGGCGCCCGTCCATGAGCGGCGGCGCCGGCTGCTCCATCTCATGGGGCTCACCGGCGATCCTTCCCTCGCCGGATTTGAGATTGCCCGGTCCGCCTCCGGAGAAGCCGCGGGACCGCCCCCGGCCTCTCCCGTCTCGTGGTCCAGGTCAGGCGGGGCCGCCCTGGGCTCCGCCGGGAAGCCGCCGCTCGGGGGCGGCCGTCTGCGCTTCTCCTTGTCCGACGGGTCCGATGCCGCCGACGAGGACCCCAGGTGCCTGATCAGGAACCTCGACGACGGCAGAGAGTACGTGGTGAGGGAAGAATTCGCTCTCCGCGAGGTCGGCACGGGGCGCCACCTTACCGTTGAGGAGTTGGCCCGTTCACCCATCGTTCAGGAGCTTATGCGCCGCCAAGCTTTCAGTACTCCCAACTCCAACTGCACCTCAAATTCCCAAAGCGGCACCTCCACGCCGATCGAGAGATCGAGCTCAGGTTCCAGCAACGGTGGGGGGCGCGCCAAGCGGCGTAGCAGCTGGCTCCGCAGCATCCGCTGCGTAGCTGGCTCCTTCGCGTCCCACTCACGTGACCGCCGCAGCAGCGACGAGAAGGACGCGTCTCCAGAGAAAGGCGGGCACCACTCCAGCTCCACGACGGATGACAGCCAGGACAGTGTTCCACGCCATGGTCCGGCCCGTGTCAAGGTGCGGCAGTATGGGAAGTCATATAAGGAGCTCAGTGGCCTGTTTATGACACAGGAGATACAGGCACACAGTGGTTCCATATGGAGCATCAAATTTAGTCCTGATGGCCGTTACCTTGCGACTGCTGGGGAGGATTGCGTAATTCATGTTTGGGAGGTGTTGGAGTTTGAGAGGGCAAGGAAGGAGAATGAGGTGTGCAATCCGCTTGTTGCTATGGTGTGCAATGAGTCATCAGAGACAACGGTGGGATCAGCTGCTCCAAGTGAGAGCCATTGGGAGAAGAAGCTGAGATCAAAGGTACTGCACGGTGGGGGATCGGTGAGCTCAGACAGGTTGATGGTGCCTGAGTATGTGTTTGCACTGTCCGAGAAGCCCGTGATAACCTTTGCAGGGCATTCAGAGGATGTGCTTGATCTCAGCTGGTCCAAATCTCAGGTAATGTACACAAATTTCTAATTTATCTTCAGTTCTAACATGTAAATATTAAGTTTCGGTGTAAGTGCAAAGTTCAGGCTATAATAGAATGTGGAATACTGGAAAGTAGGATATCAGTCGCAGAAGTTAGATCCGAACACATATCATGTTATTAAGAATTAACAACACAGAATCTATGTAATAACAATCGTCATATTAGAAACATTGTGATATCACACCAGCTAAACTTATTTATTGTTGGGTTTGGGCGTACATAACTTGGTATCCAGATCTAGCATAGTGCAACTTGTGCACTGTCTGGAAAGGAAAACAGTACCAGCTGCCATTTATGCATTTTAGTTTTTGTGACTGATAAATTGACTTCATTGCTCCCAAGTGTACCCAGGCTTTTACCATGTGCATAAGACCCAGGTGCTCTCTACCTGTAACTAAGACATGGCCTCTACACGCTTATAGATtgccattttactatggttttaaTTTCCATCTCAGTGCATCTAGAAAGTTCAGCGCATAATATTAAGCAGGAATTGCACTGCAGGCTCCTGAAGTTGCCTGGTCTTCTCAACTAACCTCTCAGGCTTTTAGAGCCCCTTGAACTTGCACGAGTCTCACCAAAACCCCTGAACAGAAGCAAAGTTTAGGGGATTAAATGAGACAAAAGTGCAAGTTTAGGGGCTAGGTGTGACAACTGTGCCAGTTGAAGGAGATGAGAAAGTAATTTGCAATTTTAGGCGGCTAGGTGACTACCGCGCAAGTTCAGCGACCTACAACACAATTCTTATTGGCATTTGAAGATCCTGTTGTCTATGATCTGGATGATATTGTTGCATGCTAGATATTTGAATTCTACATTTGAATGTTAGCTAACCAGTTTCATGATACTGAACTAGAATTTGAAGTTTTCTTGTTTTTGTCCTGTGATTTTTAGCCATAAGGTTCCGATTTTGTTAATCGGTATTCATTTTTTCTCTGCATCTGATCAAGACGGTATAAATCTCGTCAAGGGAGTTGTAATTTACTTCCTCTGTTCCAAAATGTACACTGTTTTAGCtttgtcctaagtcaaacttCTCTACTCTTGACCAAGTTCATAGTAAAATGTGCCAACGTCTACGGCATCGTATTAGTTTCATTAAATCCAACATCAAATATGACTTGACAATGCTTTTATTTTGTATTGTAGATGTTAATATATTTGTCTATAAACTTTGCCGGATTTAGAGAAGTTAAATAGAAATGAGGTAACTTTGATGTAGTGAAGGTTTGCCTCTAGTAGACCTCTTTTTGAATAGTTTATGGATCTTGAAGAAAATTCTTGATAAAACCATGAATTAGCTATTCTATATTTCTAAGAGCAACGAGATTTGTCTTGTTTTAAAATGGATAAATCTGGGGTTTAGAAGTGCAAATTAACCATTACATTAGTGTTTATGTAGGAATTAGTGCTCATAACTAGTCAAGCTACTCTGTACTCAAATACACTGAAAGCATATGCAGACAGCCAGACACCATGCACagcattttttttttttttgctaggAACTTGTGTTGCTCATCTCTCGGTATACTTGCTGCTTGGCATATGCATATTCATTTCTACAAAATACTGAAGTTGAAGTATAGTTATTATGAATTCATTGTAATTTCCTACCAGTTCAGCATCCCTTATATCAATATTTTAGTTCTTGCAGTATTTGCTTTCATCATCAATGGATAAAACCGTACGGTTGTGGCACATGTCAAGCACTTATTGTTTGAAAACCTTCTCACACACTGACTATGGTACGAGCATCACTTCAGGATCACCCCACCCCGTCCCCCCTCACTGTCTAAGCACCGCAACAGCATTGTCCTAATATAATTTCTTTTTGATTCAGTGACTTGCATCCAGTTCAATCCTGTTGATGATAGATACTTCATTAGTGGTTCCCTGGATGAGAAGGTTCGCATTTGGAGTATTCCAAAGCGTGAAATAGTTGATTGGGTCGACCTTCATGAAATGGTTACTGCTGCCTGCTATACTCCAGATGGAAAGGTTTGGGTTTGATCTATTTCATAGTTTATTAATTTTGGTAAAGTGGAGCTACTAGTTCATCCTAATACCTTAAGGTGTTGTCTCAGGGCGCTCTGGTTGGGTCCCACAAGGGCAGCTGCCATCTGTATGATACATCTGGTACATCGGCTTGCATTTTAGTTCTGTTCTCAACTCTCATTCAAAGACCTTATTTCCTGTTCTGTGTCTAGCAAGCCTAACGTTATGTTTTTTTCTTTCTCCTGGCTAGATGACATGCTTTGCTACAAAACACAGATCGACCTACAAAACAAGAGAAGGAAATCTAGCCAGAAGAAAATAACAGGATTTCAGGTGCTTATTTTGAATAAACATTGTGTTGTGTGAATCATTCTGCACCATAGTTAAGATATTTTTGGTTtgttgcgaaagggcctctagctgagttgattaggtggtctgagtagcactcctcatgtCCTAAGTTCGAATCCCaatgggagcgaatttcaggctgagGTTAAAAAAGGTCAGTCGTTGGTTCCCCTGGTTGTGTGCACATGAGATGGACTGACCTATGGGGGGCAGATCCTCGTGTAGGGACTGGGAGGGTTCAAAGCATGAGTAAAGATCTAGACCTATAGGGGACGGGCCCTCATGCTGCACGGGGGGCAGTTTTCATGACTTTTCTCAGTCAGAGCTCCGATTgagcttcttcttaatataaactCGGACGGTAGGGGAAAGACCGCCCCCACGATATTATATTAAGAAAAAGCTCAATTGAAGCCCCGACCAAGAAAGGTCACGAAAGCTGCCCCCCTCCCTGTGCAACATGAGGGTCTGCCCCTTATAGGCCGGATCTTTACTCGTGCTTTGAACCCTCCAGCCCCTACACAAGGATCCGCCCTCATATGTCAGTATATCTCATGTGCACACAACCAGAGGAACCAACGAGTGATCTTTTTTAACCTAAGCCTGAAATTCGATCCCACTGGGATTCGAACTCAGGACCTAATGAGTGGTACTCAGACcatctaaccaactcagctagaggccctttcgcgctttttcttaatataataccgtggATGCGCTCTATCCCCTACCGGCCGAGTTTTATATTTTTGGTTTGTTAAACTGAATAATAGCTCCTCAAACAGTTTGTCCCAGGGGATTCTTCAATGGTCATAATCACATCTGCAGATTCACGGATCAGAGTTCTTGATGGTTTTGAGCTAGCGCATAGGTTTAAAGGTAAAATTTTATTATCAACTATTTTTCACGTACATTCACAATTTGCACTAGTTCAGAACTTCAGAACATGGTGCAATCATTGTTGACTGTGAATACTGAAGATCAATTGTATCTGCCTTGTTCTTCCTCTTAAGAGCAGTGCTGGAACATGTCAGATTGCTCTTGTCTGCTATCATTTGTTCTACTGTTTACTTAACATGTTAAAATAGCTTGTCCTTGTTGATAGATCTAATGGCCACATTGTTTGTTTTTCTTTTGATATCACTCTCTGCCTGTTATTAAGAAAAGGAACTATTGCTCAATTTCCGTCTTCTATTCTGCCGGTTGGTCTCAGTTAACATAGTTCTTATGGCTTGCCATATTTCAGGATTCCGAAACACAAGCAGCCAAATCTCAGCTTGTTTAGCTGGAAATGGGCGGTATATTATCTCGGCAAGTGAGGATTCCCATGTATATATCTGGAGAAACAATGATGGTCCGAAACCAAGTAGAAAGAAGGGCATTGTTTCTGTCACAGATAGCCATGAATACTTCCACTGCCAGAGTGTGACAGTTGCTGTTACCTGGCCTTTTGCCAGCACCGCAATGACTTGTTTAATGAACCCCGGGAAGCAAGAAGAGCTTGAGCGTGGGTCTGAGCCGCAAGATCTGCAAACCAAACTTGCCAAGGCACAGGAGATGCCAGATGTTGAGTACCGGAGCACAAATATCACGAGTAACAACTCGAATCATAATAATGGTGACCGGACATCTCCGACTTGGCCTGAAAAACTTAACACACCACCAAATCAAAGTCTCAGGGCTACTACCTGCCATGCCAACGAGGGAGATCAAGCTCTGAATCGGTCGGCCTGGGGCCTAGTGATTGTCACAGCAGGCCGTGGAGGTCAAATCAGAACATTTCAAAACTTTGGTTTTCCTGTAAGAGTATAGCATGAATATGAATACGTAAGATAATAGTCACTGCCATTCAGGAGTGTAGTTTGTGTATAGATAGGAGATAGTGGGTGAGTTTCACACTATTCAGGGATTGGGTCTGATTGTTCCTTGGCGTGCATGCTAGAGATCAGAATCTTCATCTGACATACACTGTGTACTGCGAAACTTGGTATTTATTTACCCTGAGGCCTAAATTGTACACGAAAGAGAAAGCCCTAGAGAGCAACACTATCAGCTGACTGCAGATAATTTATCTGTCCGCTAAAACCCCTCCTTTCGCTATTACTATTCCGAACCATTGCATGTTCTTGTAAGAAAAAAAAATACATGTGGTGAAATTGTCGTTTTGGCTTTGTGGTCTCATGGTATTGGAACCGTGaataatttttacatgttcgaacAGTCCTGGCAAATGCAGTGTTTATGCGTCAGATAAGTCAATAAAGAAGAAAAAATAATATATGATAAGAAAAACTGTTGTAAGTTAAAATGTATGATAAGCTTGACTAGTTCTGTGCAAGTTCAGATACGAACTATGCTATAATATTTTGGCATTTCTGAATTTATAGATTTCACTATATATGTAGACATAACATATGTCAAGGTACGTAGTAAAAACTATAAATCTAAAAAAAATCTAACACATTTTATAATCAGGGGTACGTCTTATATTATGAGGCGGAAGAGAGTATAGTTGAAGAATTGTCTTCTTCTTGATGTGGTTACTTGTACTCATAGAAAATAGAGGCCAACACTAATAAAAAAAAGGGTATATCTCATATCAGGGTTGTTAGCCTCATAGAAAACTTTCGGTAGCCTCGTGTTATTGGAAATAATTGAAATTTTACCACTTGAAAAGTTGTCTGCTTGTTATAATTACTTCTGTGTCTATAAATTGTGGGTCTATATGTGTCGATGAAATATGGGCCTGATGGAAAATTTTACAAACGTGTTTTGGTAGTGATGGCAAATATCAAATTCTCTTCGTATATAGACAACATATATCTAGGTGCTTCGAAAAACTACAAATCTAGAAAGGTCAAAAAACGTCATATAATTTAAAATGAATGGAGTATCTTCTCTGTGGTGTAGTTACTTATACTCAAAGAAAATAGAGTTCACATCAGAGTTGTTGGCCTAATGGAACATTTTGCTAGCCCCGTGTCAGCTCAAACCTATATTTGACACCGTATGATATCCTGACTCCTATGATGATGATATTATGGCCCAAGGTTTAATAGAataaatagagtatccataccaataagatgtatcttctttttcgaaagcctatctcgaaataaccaccaagttaagcgtgcttggcttgaagcaatttgggatgagtgaccgactgaaaagttttctcgggtgcgcatgagtgagtacaaagtgcgcacaaaagactcgtattGGTCTGTAGAGACGATATATGATTTTAGAgagctgtcaggagtaagtaccgccggtgcaggagtggacggggtgtttcaaatggtatcagagccgaccctcgcagtttcacgggcgtgtgtgggcttaggggttcgggtatatggcgcatgacgTATGTGGCCCcgaagtggtcacatggcatgacaTATGACGACACTAAACGCACAAACGtgtctaagaggggaggttcctggattggggttgaccaacGAGGACATCCTTATTCTAAGAGGGTGGAttatgatatcctggcccctggatgATGATATCCTGGCCTAAGACTTAatataattaatagagtatccataccaacaatgtGCATCTTATTTTTTGGaagcattgaaagggaattaggcttacacctagtccctaattaattttggtggttgaattgtccaacacaaataattggattaactagtttgctcaagtgtatagattatacaggtgtaaaaggttcacactcagccaataaaaagatcaagttttggattcaacaaaggagcaaagaggcaaccgaaggcacctctggtccggtgtacaccggacagtgtccggtgcaccaccggacagtgtccggtgcaccagaggactccaactcgaactcgctaccttcgggaatttctcaggccggcgcgctataattcaccggactgtccggtgtacaccggacggtgtccggtgctccaaggaagcgcggccttcggaactcgccagcctcgggaacgcgcagcagccgctccgctataattcatcggactgtccggtgtgcaccggactgtccggtgcatcctcggaacaacggctatttcggcaccaacggctacctgcgatgcatttaatgcgcgcgcagcgcgcgcagaaggcaggcgcgcccatactgg is a genomic window of Zea mays cultivar B73 chromosome 5, Zm-B73-REFERENCE-NAM-5.0, whole genome shotgun sequence containing:
- the LOC100193747 gene encoding signal transducer, translating into MSVEEEVERGEEDLFYESLDRILSSSGSSTSASDDDGADRPRHRRSCDAPAAAALDLWTSQPAPVHERRRRLLHLMGLTGDPSLAGFEIARSASGEAAGPPPASPVSWSRSGGAALGSAGKPPLGGGRLRFSLSDGSDAADEDPRCLIRNLDDGREYVVREEFALREVGTGRHLTVEELARSPIVQELMRRQAFSTPNSNCTSNSQSGTSTPIERSSSGSSNGGGRAKRRSSWLRSIRCVAGSFASHSRDRRSSDEKDASPEKGGHHSSSTTDDSQDSVPRHGPARVKVRQYGKSYKELSGLFMTQEIQAHSGSIWSIKFSPDGRYLATAGEDCVIHVWEVLEFERARKENEVCNPLVAMVCNESSETTVGSAAPSESHWEKKLRSKVLHGGGSVSSDRLMVPEYVFALSEKPVITFAGHSEDVLDLSWSKSQYLLSSSMDKTVRLWHMSSTYCLKTFSHTDYVTCIQFNPVDDRYFISGSLDEKVRIWSIPKREIVDWVDLHEMVTAACYTPDGKGALVGSHKGSCHLYDTSDDMLCYKTQIDLQNKRRKSSQKKITGFQFVPGDSSMVIITSADSRIRVLDGFELAHRFKGFRNTSSQISACLAGNGRYIISASEDSHVYIWRNNDGPKPSRKKGIVSVTDSHEYFHCQSVTVAVTWPFASTAMTCLMNPGKQEELERGSEPQDLQTKLAKAQEMPDVEYRSTNITSNNSNHNNGDRTSPTWPEKLNTPPNQSLRATTCHANEGDQALNRSAWGLVIVTAGRGGQIRTFQNFGFPVRV
- the LOC100193747 gene encoding signal transducer isoform X1, translated to MSVEEEVERGEEDLFYESLDRILSSSGSSTSASDDDGADRPRHRRSCDAPAAAALDLWTSQPAPVHERRRRLLHLMGLTGDPSLAGFEIARSASGEAAGPPPASPVSWSRSGGAALGSAGKPPLGGGRLRFSLSDGSDAADEDPRCLIRNLDDGREYVVREEFALREVGTGRHLTVEELARSPIVQELMRRQAFSTPNSNCTSNSQSGTSTPIERSSSGSSNGGGRAKRRSSWLRSIRCVAGSFASHSRDRRSSDEKDASPEKGGHHSSSTTDDSQDSVPRHGPARVKVRQYGKSYKELSGLFMTQEIQAHSGSIWSIKFSPDGRYLATAGEDCVIHVWEVLEFERARKENEVCNPLVAMVCNESSETTVGSAAPSESHWEKKLRSKVLHGGGSVSSDRLMVPEYVFALSEKPVITFAGHSEDVLDLSWSKSQFLQYLLSSSMDKTVRLWHMSSTYCLKTFSHTDYVTCIQFNPVDDRYFISGSLDEKVRIWSIPKREIVDWVDLHEMVTAACYTPDGKGALVGSHKGSCHLYDTSDDMLCYKTQIDLQNKRRKSSQKKITGFQFVPGDSSMVIITSADSRIRVLDGFELAHRFKGFRNTSSQISACLAGNGRYIISASEDSHVYIWRNNDGPKPSRKKGIVSVTDSHEYFHCQSVTVAVTWPFASTAMTCLMNPGKQEELERGSEPQDLQTKLAKAQEMPDVEYRSTNITSNNSNHNNGDRTSPTWPEKLNTPPNQSLRATTCHANEGDQALNRSAWGLVIVTAGRGGQIRTFQNFGFPVRV